The Xiphophorus couchianus chromosome 5, X_couchianus-1.0, whole genome shotgun sequence genome includes a region encoding these proteins:
- the synpo2b gene encoding synaptopodin-2 isoform X2, protein MTKVLTLSSERPLGASDGHGPSTENRSVESSEEGGSNETPPASVFFGISDEGAEQTETRNLGSDRDLCRPDRQRARYTRLSHKESQSERHVKETKSKCKRIAQLLANAPNPQNKGALLFKKRRQRVKKYTLVSYGTGVHAFDSSGQIEGETDKVRSAGYSFLSSSDSDFEEQYFQRHQYHNPALDWGSGEDMDVLPETKGKGLLMFEQRRKRIDELVSEQEDERSEGFSEDVLKETQRARIYESKEMYMHAEETNVKKHMDYHADVQEVNHLSTVPKPMVSNRTAKPFLGFQASSTLEPVTMSGGVSPAMKKHELAFKVHVPINSNLKVWSPTGDIIASRDERISVPAIKTGILPESKRKTANKHPSVPAKESELYSQSKGERKSYIESEEDFFSLGAEACNFMQPKPIKLKNPPPVAPKPTINPACPPWNPSSEPCVPSRSPVSHPSHSPIGLHGQHYLQQQDWTQPQQMAGHWASDQTEASLQTPANARVPVNSSPLRLQPTANSWSQQPSLSPVSKQAHNPTYSPLSHSKNKSDSSPNLVAPFLPQAEKSYLQAPKPLEVFPKLRVPDRSVKQAADGTTMSGKGAKLFAKRQSRMEKFVIDGETVQANKTRSPSPSSSLPNSWRYSSNIRAPPPLSYNPLLSPFYPPSAAKQPPSTSPKPKPKSKEKPKSSPKQLNALDIMKHQPYQLDSSLFTYDSASEAKSPSPKPTPVSKFEVTKSLKQRADSSYSPYNPSEPAGQTKAEAPAKAPKSVFGRSRSLSLPQRLNSLPSPGLLSPLSTPGVQTVFSPIQRQTSFHRKPLSPWEAASRSPIGSVDEAFVFQNPMFSIASGIMAAAHHRSLPEPPEEWKRRVSLDSAAVRKGHYEHLAPSFQALSLSRREKPAFYGPPFRPAQPLRPVSLEFKAQSPNKLSHFYSTTQRS, encoded by the exons ATGACCAAGGTCCTGACCCTGAGCTCAGAACGGCCCCTGGGGGCCAGTGATGGTCATGGCCCAAGTACTGAGAACAGGAGCGTTGAATCTTCAGAGGAAGGAGGGAGCAACGAAACACCTCCTGCTTCTGTCTTCTTTGGAATTTCTGACGAGGGTGCTGAGCAGACAGAGACGAGAAACTTGGGGTCTGACAGAGATCTCTGCAGACCGGACAGGCAAAGGGCAAGGTACACAC GGCTCAGTCACAAagagagccaatcagagagacACGTGAAGGAGACCAAGTCTAAATGCAAGCGAATTGCCCAACTCCTGGCCAATGCACCCAACCCCCAAAACAAGGGAGCGTTGCTCTTTAAAAAGCGCCGCCAGAGGGTAAAGAAGTACACTCTTGTGAGCTACGGAACTGGAGTTCACGCCTTTGACAGCTCAGGTCAAATAGAGGGCGAAACTGACAAAGTTAGATCTGCTGGTTACAGCTTCCTGAGTTCGAGTGATTCTGATTTTGAGGAGCAGTATTTTCAGCGTCACCAGTACCATAATCCAGCTCTGGACTGGGGAAGTGGTGAAGACATGGATGTGCTACCAGAGACAAAGGGGAAGGGACTTTTGATGTTTGAACAGCGTCGCAAAAGAATCGATGAACTTGTGTCAGAGCAAGAAGATGAGAGGAGTGAAGGCTTTTCTGAGGATGTTTTGAAAGAAACACAACGTGCAAGAATTTATGAAAGTAAAGAAATGTACATGCATGCTGAGGAGACCAATGTGAAGAAGCATATGGATTACCATGCAGATGTTCAAGAGGTGAACCACCTCTCCACTGTGCCAAAACCCATGGTGTCAAACAGAACTGCCAAACCCTTTTTGGGATTTCAAGCTAGTTCAACACTTGAACCTGTCACTATGTCTGGTGGGGTCAGTCCAGCCATGAAGAAGCATGAACTAGCATTCAAAGTCCATGTACCGATTAACTCTAACCTCAAGGTTTGGTCTCCAACTGGAGACATTATTGCCTCAAGAGATGAACGAATATCCGTGCCTGCCATCAAGACTGGCATATTACCAGAGTCAAAGCGGAAAACTGCAAATAAGCATCCATCAGTGCCTGCAAAAGAATCTGAACTTTATAGCCAAAGCAAAGGTGAAAGGAAGTCTTATATTGAGTCAGAGGAAGACTTTTTCAGTTTGGGTGCTGAGGCTTGTAATTTTATGCAACCCAAAccaataaaacttaaaaatcctCCCCCGGTTGCCCCCAAACCCACCATTAACCCAGCATGTCCACCCTGGAACCCCTCTAGCGAACCCTGTGTTCCTTCAAGGAGTCCGGTGTCCCATCCCTCTCACAGCCCCATCGGCCTCCATGGTCAGCATTATTTACAGCAGCAAGATTGGACTCAACCTCAACAGATGGCTGGCCACTGGGCATCAGATCAAACAGAGGCATCACTTCAAACACCTGCCAATGCCCGGGTTCCGGTCAACTCTTCTCCGCTCCGTCTTCAGCCAACCGCAAATAGCTGGAGTCAACAGCCGTCACTATCCCCTGTGAGTAAGCAGGCCCACAATCCTACTTATAGCCCACTTTCACACTCAAAGAATAAGTCAGACAGTTCTCCAAACTTGGTTGCTCCTTTCCTACCACAGGCAGAGAAGTCATACCTTCAGGCACCAAAACCTTTAGAGGTTTTTCCAAAGCTCAGAGTCCCAGACAGGAGTGTTAAACAGGCTGCTGATGGGACAACTATGTCAGGGAAAGGAGCAAAATTATTTGCTAAAAGACAGTCTCGCATGGAGAAGTTTGTCATTGATGGTGAAACAGtgcaagcaaacaaaacaagatcCCCCTCCCCAAGCTCATCTCTCCCTAACTCTTGGAGATATTCATCCAATATTCGTGCCCCACCCCCCCTGTCATATAATCCTCTTCTGTCTCCTTTCTACCCTCCATCAGCAGCCAAGCAGCCCCCTTCCACAAGCCCCAAACCCAAGCCCAAGTCCAAAGAGAAACCTAAGTCATCCCCCAAGCAACTCAACGCCTTAGATATCATGAAACATCAGCCATACCAATTGGACTCATCTCTGTTCACTTATGATTCAGCCTCTGAGGCTAAAAGCCCCAGTCCTAAACCAACCCCTGTGTCAAAATTTGAAGTTACCAAAAGCCTTAAGCAAAGAGCTGACTCTTCCTATTCTCCTTATAATCCCTCTGAGCCTGCTGGCCAAACCAAGGCAGAGGCTCCTGCTAAGGCTCCTAAATCG gtttttgggAGAAGCCGCTCCCTGAGCCTCCCACAGCGACTGAATTCACTGCCTTCACCTGGACTTCTGTCACCTCTGAGCACGCCTGGAGTCCAGACAGTTTTTTCTCCCATACAGAGACAAACATCCTTTCACAGGAAACCTCTGTCACCATGGGAGGCAGCATCAAGGAGTCCAATTGGCTCCGTGGACGAGGCCTTCGTGTTCCAGAATCCGATGTTCTCCATTGCGTCTGGTATTATGGCAGCAGCACATCACAGATCTCTGCCTGAGCCTCCAGAGGAATGGAAGCGCCGGGTTTCTCTCGATTCTGCTGCTGTGAGAAAGGGTCACTACGAGCATCTGGCTCCATCTTTCCAAGCACTGTCCTTGAGCAGAAGGGAGAAACCAGCCTTTTACGGGCCCCCGTTCAGACCTGCCCAGCCCTTAAGACCTGTCAGTCTTGAATTCAAAGCGCAAAGTCCAAATAAGTTATCtcatttttatagcacaacaCAAAGAAGTTAA
- the LOC114144750 gene encoding solute carrier family 22 member 7-like, whose product MKFDNVLSEINGFGKFQVKLFLIQMLSRITLPCHFLLNNFMGAVPPHHCNISTLEDGGIFGNLTPYQKLLVSIPTEQDGTLSSCQMFAKPQFEYLSGNRSEEASFVECQSGWVYDNSTFKSTLVTEWDLVCSRKGMNKVTATIFFIGVMIGAPLFGFLSDRFGRRRLLLVSYLSSLTFAVLSAFSTSYVMFTIMRFFTGMSLAGISIISIALNVEWCSIERRTFSSVIISLDWTLGNLLLTGIAFFVRDWRMLLVVVTSPLILSIFAWRWLPESARWLLAKKNAEAAHHYIAKCAETNNRSKCIDTITPKTLLESAEVDTGDKKYTVVDLFRTQNIRKLAICSGIVWYGVAFTYYGISLNIAGFGLNLFLTQFIFASMEMPMKIGVYFSLEKIGRKRSQMAALLSVGFCLFINIFVSKDKWIIRTIVAVLGKSMSEASFTIIFLYTIELYPTVVRQNGLGYTSFVARLGVSISPLIMLLEDVWQFLPAATDCAVAVSSGLVASLLSETLNTQLPEFIGDIEKPRNKSTRKMVIQ is encoded by the exons atgaaatttgacaaTGTACTTTCTGAAATTAATGGATTTGGAAAATTTCAAGTCAAGTTGTTCTTGATTCAGATGCTTTCTCGAATCACTCTGCCGTGCCATTTTCTGCTAAACAACTTTATGGGCGCTGTGCCCCCTCACCACTGCAACATCAGCACCCTGGAAGACGGAGGCATCTTTGGAAATTTGACTCCCTACCAGAAGCTGTTGGTTTCCATTCCAACAGAGCAAGATGGGACTCTCAGCTCATGTCAGATGTTTGCAAAGCCCCAATTTGAGTATCTATCAGGCAACCGCAGTGAGGAGGCATCCTTTGTTGAGTGTCAGAGTGGATGGGTCTATGACAACAGCACCTTTAAATCTACCTTGGTAACTGAG TGGGATCTTGTCTGCAGCAGAAAAGGGATGAACAAAGTAACAGCTACAATTTTCTTTATCGGTGTCATGATTGGCGCCCCGCTCTTTGGGTTTCTAAGTGACAG GTTTGGCCGACGGCGACTGCTGCTGGTGTCTTATTTATCCTCCTTGACGTTTGCAGTACTGAGCGCATTCTCCACATCATATGTAATGTTCACCATTATGAGATTCTTCACAGGAATGTCCCTTGCAGGGATAAGCATTATCTCCATTGCATTAA ATGTTGAATGGTGCAGCATTGAGCGCAGGACTTTCTCAAGTGTAATCATAAGTCTGGACTGGACCCTTGGGAACTTGCTTTTGACAGGGATTGCTTTCTTTGTGAGGGACTGGAGGATGCTCCTTGTGGTTGTTACTTCGCCACTGATTTTATCCATCTTCGCTTGGCG TTGGCTCCCAGAGTCTGCTAGGTGGCTTTtggcaaagaaaaatgcagaagcTGCGCATCATTACATTGCAAAATGCGCTGAGACAAACAACAGGTCCAAGTGTATTGATACCATCACACCAAAG ACATTACTGGAATCTGCAGAAGTTGATACTGGAGATAAGAAGTACACTGTTGTTGATCTGTTCAGGACCCAAAATATAAGAAAACTTGCGATATGCTCAGGGATTGTATG GTATGGAGTGGCATTTACTTATTATGGAATAAGTCTAAACATTGCAGGGTTTGGACTAAATCTGTTTCTCACACAATTCATCTTCGCTTCAATGGAAATGCCGATGAAGATTGGCGTCTATTTCTCCTTGGAGAAAATTGGTCGAAAGCGTAGTCAGATGGCAGCTCTGCTGTCTGTGGGATTCTGTCTAttcatcaatatttttgtttcaaaag ATAAGTGGATTATTCGGACCATTGTGGCCGTCCTGGGAAAATCCATGTCAGAGGCTTCATTCACtataatattcctttacacaaTTGAACTTTATCCTACAGTAGTCCG GCAGAATGGTCTAGGCTACACCTCGTTTGTGGCACGGCTGGGCGTTTCCATCTCCCCGCTCATTATGCTGTTGGAAGACGTGTGGCAGTTCCTGCCCGCCGCCACTGACTGTGCTGTGGCAGTTAGCTCTGGTTTAGTTGCTTCACTCCTGTCTGAAACATTAAACACCCAGCTGCCAGAGTTCATTGGAGACATTGAGAAACCcag gAACAAGTCAACACGGAAGATGGTAATTCAGTAA
- the synpo2b gene encoding synaptopodin-2 isoform X1, translating into MKEKHIGHSKPAQEMEPQAEDPAYGPLWSGSEGSQELCPSERLAEFYNEDDDSESEDHSGSNTHIPSSQSPECLQLQHRESADGPESLLEQSEQKESVFYQENCDFYFSESRESMTESPYIEASQTSVTSPPECPDSKSWQHSCSSSSSLGCAADMTKVLTLSSERPLGASDGHGPSTENRSVESSEEGGSNETPPASVFFGISDEGAEQTETRNLGSDRDLCRPDRQRARYTRLSHKESQSERHVKETKSKCKRIAQLLANAPNPQNKGALLFKKRRQRVKKYTLVSYGTGVHAFDSSGQIEGETDKVRSAGYSFLSSSDSDFEEQYFQRHQYHNPALDWGSGEDMDVLPETKGKGLLMFEQRRKRIDELVSEQEDERSEGFSEDVLKETQRARIYESKEMYMHAEETNVKKHMDYHADVQEVNHLSTVPKPMVSNRTAKPFLGFQASSTLEPVTMSGGVSPAMKKHELAFKVHVPINSNLKVWSPTGDIIASRDERISVPAIKTGILPESKRKTANKHPSVPAKESELYSQSKGERKSYIESEEDFFSLGAEACNFMQPKPIKLKNPPPVAPKPTINPACPPWNPSSEPCVPSRSPVSHPSHSPIGLHGQHYLQQQDWTQPQQMAGHWASDQTEASLQTPANARVPVNSSPLRLQPTANSWSQQPSLSPVSKQAHNPTYSPLSHSKNKSDSSPNLVAPFLPQAEKSYLQAPKPLEVFPKLRVPDRSVKQAADGTTMSGKGAKLFAKRQSRMEKFVIDGETVQANKTRSPSPSSSLPNSWRYSSNIRAPPPLSYNPLLSPFYPPSAAKQPPSTSPKPKPKSKEKPKSSPKQLNALDIMKHQPYQLDSSLFTYDSASEAKSPSPKPTPVSKFEVTKSLKQRADSSYSPYNPSEPAGQTKAEAPAKAPKSVSVPNFSTQSTRSAEQLSTDKHLEEKLAVMSAAPHTSSKQAQGSRPASTTSQHSSSVSDTIASAFSPASLIARGVRQMAPRPKFSAKKPAATRKQWKPVAMLSSV; encoded by the exons atgaaggaaaaacacattGGACATAGTAAACCAGCACAAGAAATGGAACCACAAGCTGAAGACCCTGCATACGGTCCTCTCTGGTCAGGTTCAGAAGGTTCCCAGGAACTTTGTCCCTCTGAGCGTTTGGCCGAGTTCTATAATGAAGATGATGATAGTGAATCAGAGGACCACTCAGGCTCAAATACTCATATCCCCTCGTCCCAGTCTCCAGAGTGTCTTCAGTTGCAACACAGGGAATCTGCAGATGGTCCAGAATCTCTCCTGGAACAGAGTGAGCAGAAAGAGTCAGTTTTCTATCaagaaaattgtgatttttatttttctgaatcaAGAGAATCTATGACAGAATCTCCTTACATTGAAGCTTCACAAACATCAGTGACCTCACCCCCAGAGTGCCCAGATTCCAAGTCGTGGCAACattcctgctcttcctcctcctctcttggCTGTGCTGCTGATATGACCAAGGTCCTGACCCTGAGCTCAGAACGGCCCCTGGGGGCCAGTGATGGTCATGGCCCAAGTACTGAGAACAGGAGCGTTGAATCTTCAGAGGAAGGAGGGAGCAACGAAACACCTCCTGCTTCTGTCTTCTTTGGAATTTCTGACGAGGGTGCTGAGCAGACAGAGACGAGAAACTTGGGGTCTGACAGAGATCTCTGCAGACCGGACAGGCAAAGGGCAAGGTACACAC GGCTCAGTCACAAagagagccaatcagagagacACGTGAAGGAGACCAAGTCTAAATGCAAGCGAATTGCCCAACTCCTGGCCAATGCACCCAACCCCCAAAACAAGGGAGCGTTGCTCTTTAAAAAGCGCCGCCAGAGGGTAAAGAAGTACACTCTTGTGAGCTACGGAACTGGAGTTCACGCCTTTGACAGCTCAGGTCAAATAGAGGGCGAAACTGACAAAGTTAGATCTGCTGGTTACAGCTTCCTGAGTTCGAGTGATTCTGATTTTGAGGAGCAGTATTTTCAGCGTCACCAGTACCATAATCCAGCTCTGGACTGGGGAAGTGGTGAAGACATGGATGTGCTACCAGAGACAAAGGGGAAGGGACTTTTGATGTTTGAACAGCGTCGCAAAAGAATCGATGAACTTGTGTCAGAGCAAGAAGATGAGAGGAGTGAAGGCTTTTCTGAGGATGTTTTGAAAGAAACACAACGTGCAAGAATTTATGAAAGTAAAGAAATGTACATGCATGCTGAGGAGACCAATGTGAAGAAGCATATGGATTACCATGCAGATGTTCAAGAGGTGAACCACCTCTCCACTGTGCCAAAACCCATGGTGTCAAACAGAACTGCCAAACCCTTTTTGGGATTTCAAGCTAGTTCAACACTTGAACCTGTCACTATGTCTGGTGGGGTCAGTCCAGCCATGAAGAAGCATGAACTAGCATTCAAAGTCCATGTACCGATTAACTCTAACCTCAAGGTTTGGTCTCCAACTGGAGACATTATTGCCTCAAGAGATGAACGAATATCCGTGCCTGCCATCAAGACTGGCATATTACCAGAGTCAAAGCGGAAAACTGCAAATAAGCATCCATCAGTGCCTGCAAAAGAATCTGAACTTTATAGCCAAAGCAAAGGTGAAAGGAAGTCTTATATTGAGTCAGAGGAAGACTTTTTCAGTTTGGGTGCTGAGGCTTGTAATTTTATGCAACCCAAAccaataaaacttaaaaatcctCCCCCGGTTGCCCCCAAACCCACCATTAACCCAGCATGTCCACCCTGGAACCCCTCTAGCGAACCCTGTGTTCCTTCAAGGAGTCCGGTGTCCCATCCCTCTCACAGCCCCATCGGCCTCCATGGTCAGCATTATTTACAGCAGCAAGATTGGACTCAACCTCAACAGATGGCTGGCCACTGGGCATCAGATCAAACAGAGGCATCACTTCAAACACCTGCCAATGCCCGGGTTCCGGTCAACTCTTCTCCGCTCCGTCTTCAGCCAACCGCAAATAGCTGGAGTCAACAGCCGTCACTATCCCCTGTGAGTAAGCAGGCCCACAATCCTACTTATAGCCCACTTTCACACTCAAAGAATAAGTCAGACAGTTCTCCAAACTTGGTTGCTCCTTTCCTACCACAGGCAGAGAAGTCATACCTTCAGGCACCAAAACCTTTAGAGGTTTTTCCAAAGCTCAGAGTCCCAGACAGGAGTGTTAAACAGGCTGCTGATGGGACAACTATGTCAGGGAAAGGAGCAAAATTATTTGCTAAAAGACAGTCTCGCATGGAGAAGTTTGTCATTGATGGTGAAACAGtgcaagcaaacaaaacaagatcCCCCTCCCCAAGCTCATCTCTCCCTAACTCTTGGAGATATTCATCCAATATTCGTGCCCCACCCCCCCTGTCATATAATCCTCTTCTGTCTCCTTTCTACCCTCCATCAGCAGCCAAGCAGCCCCCTTCCACAAGCCCCAAACCCAAGCCCAAGTCCAAAGAGAAACCTAAGTCATCCCCCAAGCAACTCAACGCCTTAGATATCATGAAACATCAGCCATACCAATTGGACTCATCTCTGTTCACTTATGATTCAGCCTCTGAGGCTAAAAGCCCCAGTCCTAAACCAACCCCTGTGTCAAAATTTGAAGTTACCAAAAGCCTTAAGCAAAGAGCTGACTCTTCCTATTCTCCTTATAATCCCTCTGAGCCTGCTGGCCAAACCAAGGCAGAGGCTCCTGCTAAGGCTCCTAAATCGGTAAGTGTCCCAAATTTCTCCACTCAAAGCACAAGATCAGCTGAACAGCTTTCAACAGACAAGCATTTGGAGGAAAAGCTTGCTGTCATGAGTGCTGCCCCACACACAAGCAGCAAGCAAGCACAAGGCTCCCGACCTGCAAGCACGACTTCTCAGCACTCGTCTTCTGTTAGCGACACCATTGCTTCAGCTTTCTCTCCTGCATCTCTCATTGCTAGAGGCGTGCGTCAAATGGCTCCACGGCCAAAATTCTCTGCTAAGAAGCCGGCAGCGACCAGAAAACAGTGGAAACCTGTTGCTATGCTTTCCTCTGTATAA
- the myoz2b gene encoding myozenin-2b gives MDLGKKLSTPKDIMLEELSLLSNRGSRLFKMRQRRSEKYTFESIQNEANALLSNDILNQNTHSVEIKVEPPANGSAENSASDMAAEKLDTRPVHKTYHSPWEQVILSDPHLAESLQLRMPEPEPRQELPEYKCFNRVATPYGGFEKAPRGITFKLPEVDLNPPQYQELSDPQAKRPTFNRTAQGWISEGTHLILPTITLESFSVPESDDL, from the exons ATGGACCTGGGAAAGAAGCTCAGCACTCCCAAGGACATCATGCTGGAGGAGCTGTCGCTGCTCTCCAACAGAGGTTCTCGGCTTTTCAAAATGAGACAGAGGAGGTCTGAGAAGTACACATTTGAAAGCATTCAAAACGAAGCAAACGCTCTCCTGAGT AATGATATTTTGAATCAGAACACACACTCTGTGGAAATTAAGGTGGAGCCACCGGCAAATGGAAGCGCTGAAAATTCAGCTTCAG ACATGGCTGCAGAGAAGCTGGACACCAGGCCTGTGCATAAGACTTATCACTCACCGTGGGAACAGGTGATCCTTAGTGACCCCCACCTTGCTGAGTCTCTGCAACTCAGAATGCCAGAGCCAGAGCCGCGGCAGGAGCTCCCTGAATATAAATGCTTCAACCG GGTTGCCACTCCTTATGGTGGTTTTGAAAAAGCTCCAAGAGGAATCACATTCAAGCTCCCTGAGGTGGACCTGAACCCGCCGCAGTACCAGGAGCTGAGCGATCCCCAGGCCAAGCGGCCCACGTTCAACAGGACGGCCCAGGGGTGGATATCTGAGGGCACTCATCTCATCCTACCAACCATCACCCTGGAGTCCTTCAGTGTGCCTGAGTCTGACGACCTGTAG